One window from the genome of Lathyrus oleraceus cultivar Zhongwan6 unplaced genomic scaffold, CAAS_Psat_ZW6_1.0 chrUn0411, whole genome shotgun sequence encodes:
- the LOC127114173 gene encoding putative disease resistance protein RGA3, translating into MAEAVLELVLHNLNSLIQKELGLFLGFDQDFNSLSSLLTTIKATLEDAEEKQFTDRAIKDWLLKLKDAAHILDDILDECATQVLEMECKGLSHKVQSSFLFSFHPKHAVFRYKIAKRMKRIRERLDEIAQERSKFHLTEIVRDKRSGVLDWRQTTSIITQPQVYGREQDKDRIIEFLVGDASSFEDLSVYPIVGLGGLGKTTLAQLIFNHDKVVTHFELRIWVCVSEDFSLNRMTRAIIESTSGHACAEMDLDPLQRKLQDLLKGKRYLLVLDDVWDDEQENWLRLKSVLACGGKGASILVTTRLLKVAAIMGTIPPHDLSILSDTDCWELLKQRAFGPNEEEREELVAIGKEIVKKCGGVPLAAMALGSLLRFKRKEIEWLNVKESQLWNLQGEDHVMSALRLSYLNLPVKLRPCFALCALFPKDKIIDKKFLIDLWMANGFISSNGMLEAEDIGNEVWNELYWRSFFQDIEKDDIGEIKKFKMHDLVHDLAQSIAEEVSCYIPKSNLSKRIRHLSTYGEKSSMVVGSTQLHEIKSLRTFVTRQYNYSSPQVLKCYSLRVLDFERMKELPSSIFRLKHLRYLNLSNGKFKTLPESLCTMWNLQILKLDDCESLQRLPYGLVQLKSLQHLSLEDCYSLSSLPPHIGMLPSLKTLTMYVVGKKKGFLLAELGQMKLKGSLCIKHLERVKSVMSAKEANMLRKQVKNLELEWKINEESQLQENVEEILEVLEPQTQQLQSLRVRGYTGAYFPQWMSSSSLTILTHLELVSCESCLHLPDLGKLPSLTNLIVSNLSHVNYLYEEDSCNGGVAGGFTKLEKLVLEQLPNLVRLSSEDRDNMFPCLSKFEITECPILLELPCLPSLSELRVRGKCSQHLLISIHKHHTLEQLWFDFHTELSFFPTGMLRDLPSLKNLYIHGLSKLEQLPTDINNTNVIQEIHISGCKNLKSLADEVLHGLHSLKTLSIKRCQKFNLSESFQYLTCLENLTVQDCPEIEGLHEALQHMCALQSLSLANLPNLASLPDWLGNLALLQELEIYNCPKVTCLPMSIQRLTNLKTLEIYHCSELGKRCKENTGEDWHKIAHVQDIAIGSL; encoded by the coding sequence ATGGCTGAGGCTGTGCTTGAACTTGTGCTTCACAATTTGAACTCACTCATTCAAAAAGAGCTTGGCTTATTTCTGGGTTTTGATCAAGACTTTAATAGTCTTTCCAGCTTGCTGACAACAATCAAGGCTACACTTGAAGATGCTGAGGAGAAACAGTTCACTGATAGAGCTATCAAGGATTGGCTGCTTAAGCTCAAAGATGCTGCTCACATCCTTGACGACATCTTGGATGAGTGTGCCACTCAAGTGTTGGAGATGGAGTGCAAAGGTCTGTCACACAAGGTACAAAGCTCTTTCTTATTCTCTTTTCATCCAAAGCATGCCGTTTTCCGTTACAAAATTGCTAAGAGAATGAAGAGGATAAGAGAGAGGTTAGATGAAATCGCTCAAGAAAGGAGCAAGTTTCATTTGACTGAGATTGTTAGAGACAAGAGAAGTGGAGTCCTTGACTGGCGCCAAACAACTTCAATCATTACTCAACCTCAAGTCTACGGAAGAGAACAAGATAAGGATAGAATTATTGAGTTTTTGGTAGGTGATGCTTCTAGTTTTGAGGATTTGTCTGTTTATCCAATAGTTGGTCTTGGTGGACTTGGAAAAACAACACTTGCCCAACTTATATTCAATCATGACAAGGTAGTCACTCATTTTGAGCTGAGAATCTGGGTATGTGTTTCTGAAGATTTTAGTTTGAACAGAATGACAAGAGCCATCATAGAATCAACATCTGGCCATGcttgtgcagaaatggatctaGATCCATTACAAAGAAAACTTCAAGATCTGCTAAAAGGAAAAAGGTATTTGCTAGTGCTGGATGATGTGTGGGATGATGAACAAGAAAATTGGCTGAGGTTGAAATCTGTATTGGCGTGTGGGGGAAAAGGCGCATCAATTTTGGTCACCACTCGTCTTCTAAAGGTTGCAGCAATCATGGGAACAATACCCCCTCATGATTTATCAATCCTATCAGACACTGATTGTTGGGAATTATTGAAACAAAGAGCCTTTGGACCAAATGAGGAAGAGAGGGAAGAACTTGTGGCCATAGGAAAGGAGATAGTAAAGAAGTGCGGGGGAGTGCCTCTTGCGGCAATGGCATTAGGAAGTCTCTTGCGTTTCAAAAGAAAGGAAATAGAGTGGCTCAATGTCAAGGAAAGCCAACTGTGGAATTTACAAGGTGAAGATCATGTCATGTCTGCCTTAAGATTAAGCTATTTGAATTTGCCAGTAAAATTGAGACCGTGTTTTGCCTTGTGTGCACTGTTTCCCAAAGACAAAATAATAGACAAGAAGTTTTTGATTGATCTTTGGATGGCTAATGGTTTTATTTCATCTAATGGAATGCTGGAAGCAGAAGATATTGGCAATGAGGTGTGGAATGAGTTATATTGGAGATCATTTTTTCAAGATATTGAGAAAGATGATATTGgtgaaattaaaaaatttaaaatgcaTGACCTTGTTCATGATCTTGCTCAATCTATTGCGGAAGAGGTTAGTTGTTACATTCCAAAATCAAACCTATCTAAAAGAATTCGTCATCTCTCAACTTATGGTGAGAAATCTTCTATGGTAGTCGGTTCTACACAGTTGCATGAAATCAAATCATTAAGGACCTTTGTAACGCGTCAATACAATTATTCCTCACCTCAAGTACTAAAATGTTATTCTTTACGAGTACTTGATTTCGAAAGAATGAAAGAGTTGCCATCTTCGATTTTTCGTTTGAAACATTTAAGATACTTGAATCTTTCTAATGGAAAATTCAAAACTCTTCCAGAATCTTTATGTACTATGTGGAACTTGCAGATTTTAAAGTTAGATGATTGTGAAAGCCTCCAAAGGTTGCCTTATGGGTTGGTACAGTTGAAATCTCTACAACATCTATCTTTAGAGGATTGTTACTCACTATCAAGTTTGCCTCCACATATAGGGATGTTGCCTTCGCTAAAAACTTTAACAATGTATGTAGTTGGCAAGAAAAAAGGATTTCTTTTGGCGGAACTAGGACAAATGAAGCTTAAAGGAAGCCTTTGCATTAAACACTTGGAGAGAGTTAAAAGTGTGATGAGTGCCAAAGAAGCTAATATGTTGAGAAAGCAAGTGAAAAATTTGGAATTGGAATGGAAGATAAATGAAGAGTCCCAATTACAAGAAAATGTTGAGGAGATTCTTGAAGTGCTTGAACCTCAAACCCAACAACTTCAAAGTCTGAGAGTGAGAGGATATACAGGTGCCTATTTCCCACAATGGATGTCTAGTTCGTCTCTAACTATTTTAACTCATCTAGAACTTGTGAGTTGCGAAAGTTGTTTACACCTTCCAGACTTGGGGAAACTTCCTTCTCTAACGAATCTAATAGTATCTAACCTGAGTCATGTAAATTACCTATATGAGGAGGATTCATGCAATGGTGGAGTTGCAGGAGGTTTCACAAAACTAGAAAAATTGGTACTAGAGCAGTTGCCGAATCTGGTAAGGTTATCAAGTGAGGATAGAGATAACATGTTTCCGTGCCTTTCAAAATTTGAAATTACAGAATGTCCTATACTGTTGGAATTGCCTTGCCTTCCATCTCTCAGTGAATTACGTGTACGAGGGAAATGCAGCCAACATTTACTAATTTCAATTCATAAACATCATACTCTTGAACAACTTTGGTTCGACTTCCATACAGAGCTAAGTTTCTTTCCAACTGGGATGCTAAGAGACCTCCCTTCTCTAAAGAATCTTTACATTCATGGCCTTTCCAAACTTGAGCAACTTCCAACTGATATCAATAACACTAATGTTATCCAAGAGATACATATTAGTGGTTGCAAGAACCTCAAGTCATTGGCAGATGAAGTATTACATGGATTGCACTCTCTTAAGACATTGAGTATTAAGAGGTGCCAAAAGTTCAACCTATCAGAAAGTTTTCAATACCTCACTTGTCTTGAGAATTTGACAGTCCAAGATTGCCCAGAAATAGAAGGTTTGCATGAGGCATTGCAACATATGTGTGCTCTTCAATCTTTGTCATTGGCTAATCTTCCGAACCTGGCATCCTTACCTGACTGGTTAGGAAACCTTGCCTTGCTTCAAGAATTGGAGATTTATAATTGTCCAAAGGTGACATGTCTTCCCATGAGCATTCAACGCCTTACTAATCTGAAAACTTTGGAAATTTACCATTGCAGTGAGTTAGGGAAACGATGTAAAGAGAACACTGGTGAGGATTGGCATAAAATAGCCCACGTTCAAGATATTGCCATAGGGAGTCTTTAA